Proteins encoded by one window of Primulina huaijiensis isolate GDHJ02 chromosome 1, ASM1229523v2, whole genome shotgun sequence:
- the LOC140983928 gene encoding NADP-dependent glyceraldehyde-3-phosphate dehydrogenase, with translation MAGSGAFAEILDGDVYKYYADGEWKKSSSGKSVSIVNPTTRTTQYKVQACTQQEVNKVMEAAKVAQKSWAKTPLWKRAELLHKAAAILKGHKTPIAEALVKEIAKPAKDSLTEVVRSGDLISYCAEEGVRILGEGTFLVSDSFPGNERTKYCLSSKIPLGVVLAIPPFNYPVNLAVSKIAPALIAGNSLVLKPPTQGAVACLHMVHCFHLAGFPKGLISCITGKGSEIGDFLTMHPGVNCISFTGGDTGVAISKKAGMVPLQMELGGKDACIVLEDADLDLVAANIVKGGFSYSGQRCTAVKVVLVMESVAEELVEKVKLRVAKLTVGAPEDDCDITPVVSESSANFIEGLVMDAKEKEATFCQEYKREGNLIWPLLLDHVRPDMRIAWEEPFGPVLPVVRIGSIEEGIHHCNASNFGLQGCIFTNDINKAMLISDAMETGTVQINSSPARGPDHFPFQGIKDSGIGSQGITNSINMMTKVKSTVINLPSPSYTMG, from the exons CTTGTACGCAACAAGAGGTGAACAAGGTTATGGAAGCTGCGAAAGTTGCACAGAAATCATGGGCCAAGACCCCTCTCTGGAAGCGTGCGGAGCTCCTTCACAAAGCTGCTGCTATCCTCAAAGGGCACAAAACCCCAATTGCGGAGGCTTTAGTCAAAGAAATTGCAAAACCAGCAAAGGATTCTCTCACTGAG GTTGTCAGGTCCGGTGATCTTATTTCTTATTGTGCCGAGGAAGGAGTCAGAATTCTGGGAGAGGGAACATTTCTGGTATCCGATAGTTTCCCAGGGAATGAAAGAACCAAATATTGCCTCAGTTCTAAG ATTCCACTCGGGGTCGTTTTGGCTATCCCACCTTTTAACTATCCTGTAAACCTTGCTGTCTCCAAAATCGCCCCTGCACTCATTGCGGGAAATTCCCTAGTCCTCAAGCCTCCAACTCAG GGTGCAGTGGCTTGCCTTCACATGGTACACTGCTTTCACTTAGCCGGATTTCCGAAAGGCCTTATTAGTTGCATCACAGGAAAAGGCTCTGAAATTGGTGATTTCTTGACAATGCATCCTGGGGTAAACTGCATAAG CTTCACAGGAGGTGACACTGGCGTTGCGATTTCAAAGAAAGCCGGGATGGTTCCTTTGCAGATGGAGCTAGGAGGAAAAGATGCTTGTATCGTGCTTGAGGATGCTGATTTAGATTTGGTTGCTGCTAACATTGTAAAAGGAGGTTTCTCTTATAG TGGTCAGAGGTGCACAGCTGTGAAGGTGGTCTTGGTGATGGAATCGGTGGCTGAGGAACTCGTTGAGAAAGTGAAGTTAAGAGTGGCTAAATTGACTGTTGGCGCACCCGAGGATGACTGTGATATCACCCCAGTTGTCTCAGAATCGTCTGCAAACTTTATCGAGGGACTTGTGATGGATGCCAAAGAGAAAGAAGCAACGTTTTGCCAAGAGTACAAGAGGGAGGGAAATCTCATTTGGCCGTTGCTATTAGATCACGTGAGACCTGACATGAGGATTGCGTGGGAGGAGCCGTTTGGACCTGTTTTACCCGTCGTTAGGATCGGTTCAATTGAGGAAGGTATCCATCACTGCAATGCTAGCAACTTTGGTCTTCAG GGTTGTATCTTTACCAATGATATCAACAAGGCAATGCTGATCAGCGACGCCATGGAAACCGGAACCGTGCAAATCAACTCGTCTCCTGCTAGGGGTCCAGATCATTTCCCTTTCCAG ggtATCAAGGACAGTGGAATAGGATCTCAAGGCATCACAAACAGTATCAACATGATGACCAAAGTGAAAAGCACTGTAATAAACTTGCCGTCGCCTTCGTACACTATGGGCTAG